agagtccgcctgccgatgcaggggacacgggttcgtgccccggtccgggaagatcccacatgccggNNNNNNNNNNgatcccacatgccgcggagcagctgggcctgtgagccatggccgctgggcctgtgcgtccggagcctgtgcttcacaacgggagaggccacaacagtgagaggcccgcgtaccgcggaaaacaaaaaaacaaaaaacacctgatGGGTAGGCTGGATTCTCTGTCCTTAAGGAAAAGAGCCACAGATGATTTGAGTATAACGTTTAATGTAAGATACAGTGGATTGGCAGAGTTGGTACAAAGCTTAGAGATTCAGTTCTAGTCAGTGAGTTAACAGCCTGGACACCTGGACAAAAAATTGGCCCTGTTGTCCTGGGTCCTCCAAAGCCCCCTGCACGGCACCAGCTAGAGGCCCCACACCAAGACTGATATTGGCTACCTGAAGGCTTTGATGGAATCTACTGTTCCCAGAGTGATTCAAGAGACTGGCTGGCCCTAGTCAACATAAGCAGGTGTTATTTTCAGGACAGGCTTGAGGAGAGTGGGTATAGAACTAGACATGGGGTTTGTGTGGCTGTACATTTGCTGCATGCAGTAGTCCAAGAGGATCTCAGCTGGAGTGGTTAGCCTTTCCACCCTCCCTGACTGCTGTttgagaagaaggagaaaaaaggtcTTTCAAAAAGCTGTATTTGGCATGAGCTAATGCCACTGCCAGTGCTGCCAGTGGCCAGGCACAGACACAGAAGGCCCTGAGGAGCTGGGCGGAAAGGAGAATGTGCAGGCAGAGCAGGAAATAGCCAGCTCACATCCCTGCCCCAGGAGCCCAGAAGGATAAAGGCCGTGCAGTAAAGGGTAACATACGGTCCTCCTCTTTGGTCACGCAAAGGCCCTAGCATGGGCCTGGGAGGTGAGAGGGCTGAGGGGTGCAGGCTCTGCCCTCGGGCCCCAACCTTTAGGCTCATCACATTGAGGCGGTGATGCAGCGAGAGGCAAGGCAAGGAGACAGAGCAGTCAGGCTGGTAATCTCTGGCTCCTAGGAGCTGCCCTTGTCCTTGTCATCCATGAGGTCATACCTGTGGGAACAAGCAGAGAGGGCTCAGGTAGAAAGATGACTTCTGTGTCCTCTTATAAATGAGACAAGATCTGAGAGCTCTTATACTTCAGAGGATCAATGGTTCTCAGCTTGGGTTACATCCTTTTCCCCTCCTATGATTGGGATTTTTCCTACTTAAGCATCCAGGCCCATCCCCAGCTCATCAGACACTCACCACTGGGCTGCACCCTGGGAAAGGTCTATCTCAGCGAGGTCCAACTGCACCTGTGTTGGAGGATAGTAGGGGTGAGATGTTACTTTTGATGTCTCCAAAGACCACGTCCTACCCTGACACACTCCTGGTCCCAAACCAGTGCAGAGGTAATTAGGTAGTAAAGTACTGTAAAATACATCTGTAAAGTAGTGTCACCAGGGTGCTTACTCTGTAATAGGGACTACAAGCCTTTCCACCAGCAACTTCTAACTCTCACCTTTGCCTGGTCCACCTTTGCCCTCTTCTTACCTTCCCCAGCAGCTCACGCTCTCTTGACATGAAGGAGGAACTAGACTTCACAGAGACATCCAGCTTTCGCCGAAGGGCCTCTTCCAGGGGCATTTCCCACTCAAACCTGAGGAGGGACTAGGGTTAGGGGCAGGGGCCCTTCCTGAGCCTGCCATCTCTTCACTTGAATGCTCACTGACTGACCGTTCATCGAATTCAGGATTTAGGGTCCTCTTCTTCTGTGAGCTCTTCCTCTTGGTACCCCGGTTCTTGTCTGGCAGTAGCAACAGTGACACGTAGGGGTCGGGGGAATCCCGTCCATTCTGTCGAAGGGCCCTGTGACCGAAGGAAGGAGGTGATGAGACAACCTGAGCGGAGGGATGGGGAGAACCTGGAGGATGTGACGGATGGAGTCTCACCGGCAACTGTGAACAATGCTGACCAGCTTTCGTTCTTCACTGTAGTACCAAACAGTGAGTTTCACCTGGCCCAGAGGCCCAGCTGGAGCCTCAAGGGGACTGTGGAGAGATGGAGATAGCGGTGGGAGGAGGTAGTGCCTCGGGAGTCTGTAGCTTATCCTTTATATCCTTGACTGAGTCCCATCTTTCTGTCCCAGCGCTTTACCTGTCACTGTGTGTTAGGCGCTGCCGGAGCTCTGGGGCTGAGGAAGTGATGTGAGGGAGTCCTCCCCAGAGCTCCGGTTCTTCGCTCAGAGATGAGGAGCTGTGGCTGTAGCTGTGGCTGTGAGCTTCCACCCCTGAGTGCTGGGACACCAGGATCTAGGTAGACAAGAAAGCAGCATGCAGAGTCCTCCTGCTCCCGGGCTAGAAGGACACGGCCCTCTGCTCCCGCCCGCCCTCCCCTTGCCCACTGTCTCCTGGCACTCACCCCGAGCTGTGCTCTCAGTAGCACCTGCCCTGGACCATTGCTGAGCATAAACCAGTGGTCCAAGCAGAGCCGGTCAGCCACGAGGagctcagagaggggcagggataACGAGCCCAATGCGCCAGTCCCCTCACCCCGAACCTGTGGAGCAACAGGACTGCCATCAAGAGAGAAGTGATTTAGGTagttccctggcgatccagtggttaggacttggcgctttcaccgccagggcccgggttcgatccctcgtcagggaaccagagaactaagatcctgcaagccacacagcgaggccagaaaaaaaaaaagaagtgatttaATCCTGGCATTCCAGGTCCAAATGCTTGGACACTTGAGTGGTTTTGGAGAGACTCCCCTTCGTGAAGGGCAGGGGAGCCGTGGTAATGGTTGCTGCTGGTCCCActtccctgcttccctttctttcttaacCCGAGTAGACTGTACTATCTTTACTTCCTAAGCTTTCACAAATTATCCCAGTAATAGCTGCACAGGGtagaaaaaagaacagtaaaaatagaattaaattgtTTCCTGCCCATCCTGTCCTCATGTCCATACTCCAAATGTAATGAGCCCTTCCTATTTTCTTTGTTCTGGCATAATTCTAACTAATTTTCATAATTTGCCAACTTTAATATCTACTGATTCCCTGCTATTCAAGATGACAAATTGAGCTCATTTACATCTCTTCTCTACCTCTGCCAGTGTTGTTAATAGTCGAATTATTTGACATTCTGTTGGTTTCTATTTATGTAATTCTCTACTTACTGTTCTATCAACTTTGGAAGGTATTTGACTCCTTACTCCATATAGAGAAAGTCAGCACTCCTATATTACctttccccatcctctccccacctcccataCCTCTTCACTTTTCGGTCACCCTTCGACCCACTGAAATCTAGTTTCTACTCCATTCCAGCCACTGAAGTTGCTCCAGTCATCAGTGACCTCCTAGTTTTCAAAGTCAGTGAATAGTTTTCAGTCGCCTAATTTTACCTCTCAGTAACATTTGACCACTTCCTGTCTTTTGAAACACTCTTCTTTTGGCTTCTGGAACCCACTGTCTCCTGGGGAGCATCCCACCACCCTGGCTACACTTCAGTGCTCTTCTTCCTCCATCTGCCCTTTTGTTGCAGCACCCAGCATGTCCAACCTTTGTCTTCTTTTCACTCTACACACGCCCTGAGAGATCTCACTCACTCTTGTGACTACAGCTGCTACCTGTTGCTTGCTCATGACGCTCAAACAAGAGGGATAGGGAGGAACACCACAGTGGGCCACAGATCTACCTTCCAGATGGCTGTCTCCCCTTGGACAGCCCCCAGGAGTTAACACctaggtgttctttttttttttttttcggtacacgggcctctcactgccgtggcctctcccgttgcggagcacaggctccggacgcgcaggctcagcggccatggctcacgggcccagccgctccgcggcatgtgggatcctcccggaccggggcacgaagccgtatcccctgcatcggcaggcggactctcaaccgctgcgccaccagggaagccccctaggtgttctttgttcctcttccccctccatgTCAAAATAACCGCCAAACACTATCTGGCCTTTGTCAGTTCTCGCTTCAATGACTCTAACAGTCTCTTAAGTGACCTACCTGCCTCCAGTGCTGCCTTCCTCCAGTTCATTTTTCTACCCTGATATCAACACCATCTTCCTAAGATGCAAATCTGGATGCCACCTCTCATTCCTTCAAATGTTTCCCTGTGCctttaggataaaatccaaattcttagcataatttttttgtGATCTTGCTCTTTCCTGCCTCTATAATGTATAATttgccttctttctcctccattccCTTCTCAGCCTTAAGAGTTTTCCTGTCCTTCTTTTCTTGGTCAGGGCCTATTTACCCTTAAGCTAAGGACACCTTTCTTACTATCTTTCTTACCTCACCTTTTCCCTTGTCTGAGTTAGAACCCCTCCTTTTTTCCCTACACTGCCTTTACCTCAGCAGTTATCAGTCAGGAAGTATTCTCTGGTTATTTTTCTCCCAAAAGAAGAGTGTGAGCtccaaagagaaaagaactaCATCTTTTATCTCTGAATGCCCTGTGCCTGGTTCAGTGCCTGGCCTGTGACAGCAATCTGCAAAAcgtttgtagaatgaatttatGGTACCTGCAACTCCAGGCTCTCAGAGTTTGGTTTCCTGATGAGAAAGGAGGCACGCTCATCCCAGACAGGGGCTGACGTTTGGGAAACAGTCTGGTGGAGATGAGGGGTATGATCAGTGTTGACATTTTCTCCTCTGCGCCTCTCATCCCTCCCATTCTTAGTCCTGCAGCATTTCCTAATACCTTAGTTTTATGAGAAGTATCTCCCACGGCAAGAGTAGCATAAGGGCTGGGAGGCTTGGTACCTTTTCGGAGCTGGAAAGAGAATGTTAGTCTTAAATTTGGACCAGTTAGGCAGATTCCCCCCTTCCCTCACAAATCACATCCACAGCCAGTGGCCCATGTCCCCATTGTCACTTGACAGCCCTCACCCTCCTGGCCTCTAACAGAAAATTCTTCCCACCCCAGCACCACCCTGGGAGAGAGGAATTTGGAATTTACTATTCCAAATACACTAGGAGCATCCAAACCTGAGGGATGTAGAAGAAGGGCCAGGGAGCTATGGGGCGTGGGGAGCAGATCTCACCGGCAGGTCCTCAGCCCGCTCCAGGTAGACAGAGAGCAGGGCCGCCGCCAGTTCTGCACTCTTCTGAGTCTGGATCAAACTGTTCACCTGCAGCACCTGGGGAAGGACACATGGGAGCTGGGCAGTGGTAACTGACACTCTGGGGCCTGGCATATGCCTTAAAAGCTCATAGAAGAGTTCACCTTGACCCATCTTgggtcccttccttcctccagcaTCTTTCCTTACCTCCTCTAACTCAGCAGCAGTGGGACGGGGGGTCAGACGCTCCAGACGCAAGTGTAGGCGGCCAGATGGGACATCCTCCAGGGTCAGCCACTGTGGAAGTGGGCAGGGTTAAGACTTGGGGGTGTGGGGACAGGGACTATGAGAATGAATCATGCATCAAGATCAGGAGGGACTGCTGATTCTAATTCCATGCTCACCTCATCAAGGAAGCCACTGTTTAGGACTGGGGTGAGACTCACTTTACACCTGtagaggaaaaagataaaaattaaggtCTATGGTCAAGAGCCAAGTCTTTTGTCTCCAAGGTCTACAGAGGCCCAGCCCAGCTTCCCCGCTGGACGCGCCCCCCCGCCATCACCTGCCCAGAAAGTCATCCTTGTCCAGGTCCTTGTCAAAAACGTCAACCTCTAGCTCTTGGCCTGGAATTGATGTGACGATCACCTAGTGGGAGAAAATAGTGggatcctttccttttcttctcagaaTGACTGGACACCTCCCCCAATCAACTGAACCCCAGAAGTTTTTTGGACCACTCTCAGAGCTGGGGGAGGAATGGGGCAAGACTGGGAAGAGTCCTAGCCCTCAATTCTGACCTCAAAGACCTCGTTCCAATGGGGATTGAGATCTTCTCGAACAACACGGCTCCGGAAGCTTCGTCCTCCCAGCTTTAGTTTGACATAGGGGTCTGACTTCCCCTTCACTAATCCCCCCAAGAAACGGTCTTTGGCAATCAGGTCCTGGGCCTCTAATACATGGATCCGAAGCACATTCTGCAAAGGGACAGATGGGGCACCAGGTGGCAGTCGAAGAGAGAATACTGTCAGACCCAGCCCTGAAACAGGCTTTGTGCATGTAGGGTGGGCAAACAGACTCCAGTACTTTACAGATATAGACTTACCTCTGTCCCAAAGTTACTGTCAGGAGTAGTGTGACTGGGTCGAGGTGGGGCATCCACACTGCTGCCTGTCTGGGGGCTCTCGTTGTCCAGGTCCCAAGCTCCAGGAGTACCAGGCACAGCAGGGAAGCGCACTTCTGATGAATCCAAGTACAAGAGCTGGGAAGGGTAGTGTGAGTGTCAAATCAAAGCAGTGCATTTAGCCACCAGCAGGCAAGGTatgtgggggcggggggtgcagagcaggggctctgacAGGGAAACTAGGTCCCTGCCTTGGCTGTGCTTATCTCTGGGGGGTTCACTCCACACTCACCCTTACTCAGACACCATGTCTTCCCCCAGTTAGATCAACAaagattttttgtgtgtctgctAGATGCTTCCAGATACACTAGCTCATTTCATCGTAGAGGATCCCCTTTCCTTACACTTAATACCACAAGGAATCCACAAGGCCCTTCCCCTGCACCTCCATACCCTCATAACCAGTTTCATGTACAGCCGGGAGTTTGGGCCAGAGCTGCTGAGCTGGAACCACTGGTCCAGGGTGAGTTCAGGGGCAGTCAGCAGGCGAGCCAGAGGCAGGGTCAACGCCCCTAAAGTCAGGGCCCTGGAGTCATCCTTCACCTGTAGGCAcaggaggaggggatggagtGAGGGATTAGGGAAAAGGGAGGTAGACTGTGGAAATGACGACACAGCTGCAGCTTCATTCTCTCTGTGCCAATCACAAACCTTCTGCTCCACTCCAGGCCATCCTTTTACAGTCCTCTGCCCACTCTACAGTCCCTTCCTCCTTTGCTCTTTCTGGTCTCATTACCTGGAAAGTTCTCATTCTGCTCTTCTCTGCCTATTTAAATCCTACTGATACTTTA
This genomic interval from Physeter macrocephalus isolate SW-GA unplaced genomic scaffold, ASM283717v5 random_6, whole genome shotgun sequence contains the following:
- the ESYT1 gene encoding extended synaptotagmin-1 isoform X1, which produces MDRSPGGLPSPVDQPYAPSDPRDQPPTAHGKLDQSSGNQPAGPGAAGEALAVLTSFGRRLLVLVPVYLAGAIGLSVGFVLFGLALYLGWRRVREEKERSLRVARQLQDDEERLTAKTLYMSHRELPAWVSFPDVEKAEWLNKMVAQVWPFLGQYMEKLLAETVAPAVRGSNPHLQTFTFTRVELGEKPLRIVGVRVHPGQRKEQILLDLNISYIGDVQIDVEVKKYFCKAGVKGMQLQGVLRVILEPLIGNLPIVGAVSMFFIRRPTLDINWTGMTNLLDIPGLSSLSDTVIMDSIAAFLVLPNRLLVPLVPDLQDVAQLRSPLPRGIIRVHLLAARGLSSKDKYVKGLIEGKSDPYALVRVGTQTFCSRVIDEELNPQWGETYEVMVHEVPGQEIEVEVFDKDPDKDDFLGRMKLDVGKVLQAGVMDEWFPLQSGQGQVHLRLEWLSLLPDAEKLEQVLQWNRGVSSRPEPPSAAILVVYLDRAQDLPLKKGNKEPNPMVQLSIQDVTQESKAVYNTNCPVWEEAFRFFLQDPQSQELDVQVKDDSRALTLGALTLPLARLLTAPELTLDQWFQLSSSGPNSRLYMKLVMRLLYLDSSEVRFPAVPGTPGAWDLDNESPQTGSSVDAPPRPSHTTPDSNFGTENVLRIHVLEAQDLIAKDRFLGGLVKGKSDPYVKLKLGGRSFRSRVVREDLNPHWNEVFEVIVTSIPGQELEVDVFDKDLDKDDFLGRCKVSLTPVLNSGFLDEWLTLEDVPSGRLHLRLERLTPRPTAAELEEVLQVNSLIQTQKSAELAAALLSVYLERAEDLPLRKGTKPPSPYATLAVGDTSHKTKTVSQTSAPVWDERASFLIRKPNSESLELQVRGEGTGALGSLSLPLSELLVADRLCLDHWFMLSNGPGQVLLRAQLGILVSQHSGVEAHSHSYSHSSSSLSEEPELWGGLPHITSSAPELRQRLTHSDSPLEAPAGPLGQVKLTVWYYSEERKLVSIVHSCRALRQNGRDSPDPYVSLLLLPDKNRGTKRKSSQKKRTLNPEFDERFEWEMPLEEALRRKLDVSVKSSSSFMSRERELLGKVQLDLAEIDLSQGAAQWYDLMDDKDKGSS